CATGGAACTACGCGCCGGCGAGTTGGGCAAGACGCTGCACCTTCGCAACGCGGTGTGCCAGCTTCTGGCAGACCATGGCGACGCGAGCGAGCGGGCAGGTGCGCTTCAGTTGCTGACCGGTCGACTGCAACGCGCCGCCCAGGTCGTGCGGGAAGAGCGCCACACGTTCGCGAATGGCCTCCTGGACGAACTGCGTACCCGCGTGAACGAGTTGTACGAGGCCATTCATCCCGGCGAGGGGGTGGCCCTCTCGCACTTGGCGCTGAGTGCGACGGCGTCAGCGTCAGTCGAGCAGGGTGCGAGATTCGGCGCGGCTGGCGGCGTGCCGCCGCAGGCATACTTCAGCGAGGCGCACCTGGACACGCTGGGCTTCTGCATCTGGCTCGCCGTGCAGGAACGAACGTACGGAGGCCGCTGCGTGGTCGTACTGGACGATGTGTTCACGTCCGTGGACATGGCGCACCTGGACCGGATCGTTGACGTCCTGGTCTCGGTCGCCGGGAGCTTCGACCAGCTCATCCTGACCACGCACTCGCGGCACTGGCGTGACCGGCACCGACGCGGCGCCGCGGCAGGGAGCGTGGCCGTGTTCGAACTGGGCACTTGGACGCAGGGTGAGGGCATTCGGGTCGTGCGCGGGCGCACTGCGCGCGAGGATTTGGCCGCGCTGCTGAAGGAGAACCCTTTGGGGCGGCAGGCCGCCGCCAGCGCCGCGGGCGTGCTGATGGAGGACGTGCTGGACGGCTTGGCCGTGCGGCACGGTTGCTCCATGCCTCGGAACGCGAGCGGCCTATACGAGTTGAAGCCCCTGCTGGACGGAACCACAAAGCTCGCAAAGACACTGGTGGTGGAACGCATGAAGAGGCCCCAGGACGGAGGCGAAGTGGAGGAACGGATCGAGCTAAAGCCGCTGCACGCGAGCGTGGTGGAGCTGTACGAGGTACGAAATCAGGTGGGCGCCCACGCCAACCCCGCCTCCGAGGACATCCCCGACGCAAAGGTCCGCGACTTCTGCCACCGGGTGGCGGCGTTCGCCGACGCCCTCCACTGCCGGGAGTGCGGCGAAGTCCCGGACCGGGAGGACGCCGGTTACCGCCACTGTCGTTGCCGGCGCACCCGCTCCTCGCCCGTTCGGGCGTGATGGGAGACCGCGGCGCTGCGTTGGGAGGTGTGCTGATGCCCGGAGCTTCAGCGCACTTGGAAGCCGCGGGTCGCAGCGGCTCCGCAAACGACGGGAAGACAGCCGGCGGGAGTTCCGCACGCGAAGCGCGTGGAGATACGGCGTTGCCGCCGTGCGCCTGAGAAGGGGGGCTGATGAACCTGACCTGAGCGGACGGGAGAGAGCCGCAGACACTACGACTGCATAGCAGGGCCACATGTATCGGATCCTCGATTCATCTAAACTGGTCGGAACAAGAATGCCGATAGATCAAGCTTGGCGGGTGCAGATTCACCAGGTACTGCGGACGCGCTACTTCCCGGTTCTTCCGCCACCTCCCGGAAACCACTCGGAGCAGGAGAAGGACAAGAACCGGCTGAGCCACTCTCTCGCCGCGCTCGCCATCAGCAAGATGAGTGGCGTGGACACTGCAGCGGCAGTGAACGCGGTTGTGGATGGCGGGGACGACAATGGCATCGACGCCTTGGTTTACGATCGGCCCGCGAGAAAGCTATTCCTGGTGCAATCCAAGCTGGGCAACGCTCCGGACCAGCGTGAAAATCTCAAGTTCTGCAATGGTATCCGATATCTTCTGAATGGCCGGTTCGACCTCTTCCATGAGCGGTTTGAGCGTCTTAGAGGTGAGGTGGAAGAGGCGCTTGCCACGGACGGGGTGCAGGTCATCGGCTGTGTGGTATACTTGGGAGATCCGCTCGGGCGGCACGCAAGGCAGGATCTCGACGAGCTTGCGCATGAGTTGAACGAATTCTCTGACCGGTTCGCCTGGTCCGATCTGAACGGTGCGACCGTGCATGGCTGGCTGGCGGATGAGCATGCCGCCAAACCGCTGACCGTGGAGCTCACGCTGAATCGGTGGTACGGGATCGATCGGCCGCACCGCGCCTTCTACGGACTGGTCACGGCGCGGCAGCTCGCGGAACTGTAC
Above is a window of Longimicrobium sp. DNA encoding:
- a CDS encoding AAA family ATPase, which codes for MPNKVERIKLQGFRGATTRVTVDLSSDKPAVLVFGENGSGKSTLIDAIDMVCNGQPGSVRERSSTTVKDHLHSLGSKPNDLAVEVDFGGSTWKAGVDGGKIVRSPNTTPPPAAILRRGRLLKLVEAAPAERYDEMKRLIGVEKVEAGERLLREALRDKRKDYDRAAADLERARASLDRLWDAEGRPRGDSLAWAAAVRAAQQVEAVAEMQRCNSVLATLGAAEKTETHAGTAEKARDDARALVGRARDALAAAEAAGAEGTAALAELLERVRGYLAAVPDAGVCPVCERPADAGELRQAVEDRLNRMNALSAAARVARDAEGKAERAELAVIDAHERSESARADFRAACTDAGISSAPVTAHDRSKLRSDMELRAGELGKTLHLRNAVCQLLADHGDASERAGALQLLTGRLQRAAQVVREERHTFANGLLDELRTRVNELYEAIHPGEGVALSHLALSATASASVEQGARFGAAGGVPPQAYFSEAHLDTLGFCIWLAVQERTYGGRCVVVLDDVFTSVDMAHLDRIVDVLVSVAGSFDQLILTTHSRHWRDRHRRGAAAGSVAVFELGTWTQGEGIRVVRGRTAREDLAALLKENPLGRQAAASAAGVLMEDVLDGLAVRHGCSMPRNASGLYELKPLLDGTTKLAKTLVVERMKRPQDGGEVEERIELKPLHASVVELYEVRNQVGAHANPASEDIPDAKVRDFCHRVAAFADALHCRECGEVPDREDAGYRHCRCRRTRSSPVRA